In Desulfoplanes formicivorans, a genomic segment contains:
- a CDS encoding nucleotidyltransferase domain-containing protein, with translation MKPVRSGWRIWPVVIIIRYWIIQGMLFMNNIERIHRLCLEAIFFGVIFALMIVLDMPYAVVTSLILAHSCSFFFNGHVFAMMAHDLFWFSLYKDKRKFLRYLDDMYQRMNALQPAYIEGVVFFGSLARGVFRETSDLDVRFISKPGFWNGIKSSHLVFKERLHALMAGFPIDTYMFACEKEIREKMDVINEHPVSLYNSNGNLKHILPETQSFQRFKEIIS, from the coding sequence ATGAAACCAGTACGCAGTGGATGGCGGATTTGGCCTGTTGTTATTATTATTCGTTACTGGATTATTCAGGGAATGCTGTTTATGAATAATATTGAACGAATACATCGGTTGTGTTTGGAAGCGATCTTTTTTGGAGTCATTTTTGCCTTAATGATTGTATTGGATATGCCTTATGCTGTTGTAACATCACTTATTTTGGCACATAGTTGCTCTTTTTTTTTCAATGGTCATGTGTTTGCCATGATGGCCCATGATCTCTTCTGGTTTAGTCTTTATAAGGATAAAAGAAAGTTTTTGAGATACCTGGATGACATGTACCAGCGGATGAATGCCTTGCAGCCTGCATATATTGAAGGAGTTGTATTTTTTGGGTCACTCGCTCGAGGGGTTTTCCGAGAAACATCGGATTTGGATGTCAGGTTCATTTCAAAGCCAGGTTTCTGGAACGGAATCAAATCGTCTCATTTAGTCTTCAAAGAACGGTTGCATGCATTGATGGCAGGATTTCCCATTGATACGTATATGTTTGCTTGTGAAAAGGAAATAAGAGAGAAAATGGATGTCATAAATGAACACCCCGTATCTCTTTATAACTCAAATGGAAATTTGAAACATATCCTTCCTGAAACACAGTCCTTTCAAAGATTCAAGGAAATCATTTCATAA
- the pssD gene encoding PssD/Cps14F family polysaccharide biosynthesis glycosyltransferase, which produces MKKIFKTKKAMVIGAGGGHLTEALLATESLIIPRVIVTFKLPHTSISLKDEVCYFVVDPHKNLLKFFFNAIQSLILVVKIRPCVVINTGGGISIACSLCAKLLGAKLVFIESGARVITPSRTGKFLYRFSDLFIVQWSNLLQYYPNAVYGGVLI; this is translated from the coding sequence ATGAAAAAAATATTTAAAACAAAAAAAGCAATGGTTATAGGAGCCGGTGGAGGACATTTGACTGAGGCTCTTCTTGCTACTGAATCTTTGATTATTCCTCGTGTAATTGTTACTTTTAAATTACCTCATACTTCAATATCATTAAAAGATGAAGTGTGTTATTTTGTCGTCGATCCACATAAAAATTTGTTAAAGTTTTTTTTTAATGCAATTCAAAGTCTGATTCTGGTAGTAAAAATACGACCATGCGTGGTTATCAATACGGGTGGAGGAATCTCCATAGCCTGTTCTCTTTGTGCCAAGCTTTTGGGTGCCAAACTTGTGTTTATCGAATCCGGGGCACGAGTGATAACGCCTTCAAGGACCGGCAAGTTTTTATACAGGTTTTCCGATTTGTTTATTGTGCAGTGGTCAAACCTGCTACAGTATTATCCGAACGCCGTTTATGGAGGTGTGTTGATTTGA
- a CDS encoding glycosyltransferase codes for MITVLLGTNPYSFERLIRQVDQIASNHSMQFYVQLGNTQLVPRFCEYDRFVERKILLQKIMESDVIVSHGGFGSIHDALVCKKPVVAVPRQPRFGESQDIQEELVRELEKDKKIIAVYDINQLYEKIQNAYAKHIDYDSRNSICNIINDFLKKML; via the coding sequence TTGATAACCGTTTTGTTGGGCACAAATCCTTATTCCTTTGAAAGGTTAATCAGGCAAGTTGATCAAATTGCTTCTAACCATAGTATGCAATTTTATGTTCAGCTTGGTAATACACAGTTGGTTCCTCGATTTTGTGAATATGATAGATTTGTTGAACGAAAGATATTATTGCAAAAAATAATGGAATCAGATGTTATTGTTTCTCATGGAGGATTTGGGAGTATACATGATGCTTTGGTATGTAAAAAGCCTGTTGTTGCTGTTCCTAGACAACCTCGATTTGGCGAATCTCAAGATATACAAGAAGAGTTGGTAAGAGAACTTGAAAAAGATAAAAAAATAATTGCTGTATATGATATTAATCAGTTATATGAAAAAATTCAAAATGCTTATGCAAAACATATTGATTATGATTCAAGAAATAGTATTTGCAATATAATAAATGATTTTTTGAAAAAAATGTTATAG
- a CDS encoding NAD-dependent epimerase/dehydratase family protein, with product MKRIVVTGGSGFIGTHFIALYRSAYDEMANIDFKPPMLNEQADLWHDIDLLDYEKLESFLLAFQPTHILHLAARTDLDEKKSIAGYAANIDGVRNLLKAGKKVQALERVVIASSMLVCKVGHIPQSSHEYSPGNLYAKSKVETELITRHASMPCTWTIVRPTTIWGPYHHGLKNGFFTILQKKIYFHPGKNECLKSYGYVKNTAYQIQEIFNSAKEKVHKKTIYLADEPIKLHEWVNAFSERLIGKKAYSLPYPLMKCAAVCGDIAEVIIGKKMPMNTFRLKNMTTDNVVNTSHIKNLCPSLPYSQEDGVEETCLWLQNCNREM from the coding sequence ATGAAAAGAATTGTAGTAACTGGAGGTTCTGGGTTTATTGGGACTCATTTTATTGCATTATACAGATCTGCATACGATGAAATGGCAAATATAGATTTTAAGCCGCCCATGTTGAACGAACAGGCTGATCTATGGCATGATATCGATTTGTTGGATTATGAGAAACTCGAATCCTTTTTGCTCGCATTTCAGCCGACCCATATCCTCCATTTGGCTGCAAGAACGGATCTCGATGAAAAAAAAAGTATTGCAGGGTATGCCGCCAATATTGATGGGGTCCGTAATCTACTTAAGGCAGGTAAAAAAGTTCAGGCACTCGAACGAGTTGTTATTGCCTCAAGTATGCTGGTTTGTAAGGTCGGACATATACCACAATCTTCGCATGAATATTCTCCTGGGAATTTATATGCAAAAAGCAAGGTCGAAACAGAATTGATTACAAGGCACGCGAGCATGCCATGCACATGGACAATCGTCCGACCGACAACCATTTGGGGGCCGTATCATCATGGACTGAAAAATGGTTTTTTTACTATCTTGCAAAAAAAAATCTATTTTCATCCAGGAAAAAATGAATGCTTGAAATCATATGGTTATGTGAAAAATACTGCTTATCAAATACAGGAAATTTTTAATTCTGCAAAAGAAAAAGTACATAAAAAAACAATATATCTTGCTGATGAACCCATTAAGCTTCATGAGTGGGTGAATGCATTTTCCGAACGGCTCATCGGGAAAAAAGCATACTCATTGCCATATCCACTTATGAAGTGTGCAGCTGTTTGTGGCGACATTGCAGAAGTTATTATCGGTAAAAAAATGCCAATGAATACCTTTCGGTTGAAAAATATGACTACTGATAATGTCGTGAACACCTCGCATATTAAAAATTTATGTCCTTCTTTGCCTTATAGCCAGGAGGATGGGGTCGAAGAAACGTGTTTGTGGCTTCAAAACTGCAACAGGGAAATGTGA
- a CDS encoding acyltransferase family protein has protein sequence MTTTNTRKQWVDTAKGIGIILVVYGHVLVGLHSSQIKISPVFFRNSFDFIWSFHMHLFFFLAGMFAIQSLEKRNRRVFVMHKVRMIAYPYFLWSLVQGLLQVIMGAYVNSSLSFADILKIPYRPLPNQHFWFLYVLFVFFVIMAFFYTNRFSLVLLSVTAIVLFFLPFSSDIRVLQKIKVFFVFFMIGALSSKIDLERFLIVIKKKINFFKILSLALVHMMLFFIVYNYYRDNISFFFFSLFGIFNVIMCSCFLDKILKSNMINFIGKYSLQIYILHSMSLASSRIFLYRFLGIENIFLHIILGFICGLCLPLWIGYIVHQKNYNYIFRFDH, from the coding sequence ATGACCACAACAAATACGAGAAAACAATGGGTTGATACTGCAAAAGGGATAGGTATTATTTTGGTTGTCTACGGCCATGTACTTGTTGGCCTTCATAGTTCGCAGATCAAAATTTCACCTGTTTTTTTCCGGAATTCTTTTGACTTTATCTGGTCTTTTCACATGCACCTGTTTTTCTTTTTGGCAGGAATGTTTGCCATACAAAGTTTGGAGAAACGAAATCGACGTGTTTTTGTGATGCATAAGGTCAGGATGATTGCTTATCCTTATTTTTTATGGTCTCTTGTCCAGGGATTGTTGCAAGTAATCATGGGTGCATACGTCAATAGCAGTCTTTCTTTTGCTGATATACTCAAGATACCCTATAGACCGCTTCCCAATCAACATTTTTGGTTTTTGTACGTGTTGTTTGTTTTTTTTGTCATTATGGCTTTTTTCTATACAAATAGATTTTCTCTTGTTTTATTGTCTGTAACAGCAATTGTGTTATTTTTTTTACCTTTCTCTTCAGATATCAGAGTTCTGCAAAAAATAAAGGTATTCTTTGTGTTTTTTATGATCGGAGCACTATCGTCAAAAATTGATTTGGAACGTTTTTTGATTGTAATTAAAAAGAAAATCAATTTTTTTAAGATTTTATCTTTGGCTTTGGTCCATATGATGCTGTTCTTTATTGTTTATAATTATTACAGAGATAATATTTCATTTTTTTTCTTTAGCTTATTTGGAATTTTTAATGTAATTATGTGTTCATGCTTTCTGGATAAAATTTTAAAATCAAATATGATAAATTTTATTGGAAAATATTCGTTGCAAATTTATATATTGCACTCGATGTCTTTGGCTTCTTCACGAATATTTTTATATCGTTTTTTAGGAATTGAAAATATTTTTTTACATATTATTCTTGGATTTATTTGTGGTCTTTGCCTGCCGCTATGGATTGGTTACATTGTTCACCAAAAAAATTATAACTATATTTTTCGTTTTGACCATTAA
- a CDS encoding glycosyltransferase family 2 protein: MKISVITVSYNSQCVIVRCICSVLAQNKPFEYIVIDGNSTDKTPCIVKKYQNHIDTFISEEDDGIYDAMNKGIHEAQGEIIGFINSDDFYHDSRVFQNVYAAFQETGCDSCYGDLIYVDTRYRPVRHWKSGAFRRNKLYWGWMPPHPTFFVKKSIFDRYGGFDASFGTAADYELMVRFLVRHRISCTYIPKVLVCMQTGGASNVSLKARLAANQSDMAAWEKNGLHSCTYTTFCKPMRKLYQFSTLLRSSSNV, translated from the coding sequence ATGAAAATTTCTGTAATTACAGTAAGTTACAACTCGCAGTGTGTCATCGTAAGATGTATTTGCAGTGTATTGGCGCAAAACAAACCATTTGAATATATTGTTATTGACGGCAATTCTACAGACAAGACTCCATGCATCGTAAAAAAATATCAAAATCACATTGATACATTCATATCAGAGGAAGATGATGGCATATACGATGCTATGAACAAGGGTATTCATGAAGCCCAAGGTGAAATAATCGGTTTTATCAACTCTGATGATTTTTATCATGATTCGCGTGTTTTTCAAAATGTATATGCTGCATTTCAAGAGACTGGTTGCGATTCATGCTATGGTGATCTCATTTATGTGGATACAAGATACCGACCTGTGCGCCACTGGAAATCAGGAGCTTTTCGGCGCAACAAGCTGTATTGGGGGTGGATGCCGCCTCACCCGACCTTTTTTGTCAAGAAATCGATTTTTGATCGTTACGGAGGGTTTGACGCTTCCTTTGGTACTGCAGCCGATTATGAGCTGATGGTCCGTTTTTTGGTACGCCACCGCATTTCATGTACGTATATTCCCAAGGTTTTGGTGTGCATGCAAACAGGCGGCGCCAGTAACGTCAGTTTGAAAGCTCGCCTGGCAGCCAATCAAAGCGATATGGCCGCATGGGAAAAGAACGGTTTGCATTCGTGTACGTATACAACATTTTGTAAGCCTATGAGAAAATTGTATCAATTTTCGACTCTATTGAGGTCTTCGTCCAATGTCTAA